Within Calliopsis andreniformis isolate RMS-2024a chromosome 4, iyCalAndr_principal, whole genome shotgun sequence, the genomic segment TCATCTCTGAATTATTTTGAACCAGGCACAAAGTTGCAAAGCCTCAGTCTCTAGTAAACCATCCTTCATACCCTCCAACTATAGTTTCTTCACGAGTGTCTTCTATCTTTTGCAGGAAAAGTCAGCGGCTGCCAAAGAAAGTCAATAAGCGTGCCCTCCAGTTCATTTTTTAGAAGAAACGAATCTATTTTTAGAGTAACAGGTGAGATATGAATAAGGAAGTTGAGAAAAACTGATCTGAAAATCGTAGAACGAGGTATGGTTGTGTTATAGAAGCAAGAAAAATGGTAACCATTTGAAAAAAGCGCAACCTGTTGCGCTTATTGCGACGATTGATCGATTACCACTTGTGAAATCGATGTAGCTGTTGTTACATTACGTTTGCACAGTTGTGCAAGTTTGTTTTCGCGATCGTTTCAAGAATTCAATCGAAAATGGAGGACACGCGTGCAAGTGCAACGTCGACACGCTTGAACTTGATGGATGTCGTAGTAGTTGTACTTCCGATTACGTAACTTAATTGTTGCACGATTTTAACCTAATTGCTCCTTCGTGATATTCTCCTTTTGTATCGCGTTATAGTTTCGATCGATAAACTTTGTTCGCGCGCTGCAGGAAGCGGGACGAATTGAATTTGCAACAAGATATCATTTGAGTTTTAAATAGAATCTCTTAcatcttttttaattttgaattagtagagaattttttctaatttattatatatttgtcTATATTTGTCTTTGAACTTCGACATATATGAGTCTCGTTAGTAACCATGTGCAATGTCAATGACCAAGGGAAATTGTTAACCAAGCCTAGTGGCTGTTGCATCGAGTTAAATGCGGCTTTGTATGCGATAATAAGCACTATTGACATAGACAAACGAGCACCAAATTCAAATTGTCGCGCGACGACTGTGCTGGGTCAAGGATTCACTTTGCGACGAGAGAATTGAAGCTTGATTCGTTGAGAAGCTGGGACGTCTGCTAGACCGGAAGTGTAAGCTCTCTTTTTCAGTAATTGTACATTTCTATCAAATTTTATTTAGACTAAGAAAAATTAATTCCAGGAATAGTAGCCCAGTTTCTCCAGCGCCTGAATTAATGTTTCTATCGTGCCATCAACAATGATCGTGTCTCCGCTCCACTTAAGTGATTATGTATTCGATTAGAGCAGCTTTTCTCTGATTTGCCATGCAGACAGATTCGTCCGTGCCCATTTTACCAGCACGATGGCTCGTCTCCACGGAtgattcattattcaatcagaATCGATGTCGTGCGTATGGATGCTCTAAGCATCGTAGCCTCCATTTCCGTGAAATGATTTGCACGCTAATTAGATAATGATTTCCTTATTTCTGAATGTTTTCATGTCCCTGGTAATCAGTGCCTTGCAATTAGCAATCCCTCTGTAGATCTTTCTCTAAGGGGAGAGCACAGTTTCCCATTTTAAACGTATAGATCGAGAGCTTTTCGGCCGATTTGCGAATCAGTTGGCAGGAACAGCGAAGTGAGAATACAGACTGTCTAACCTTCAGTAAGTTAACTATATTTGACCTCAATGCAATAATTAAGAGCAATCAGTTCGCCAAAGAATGTGCTAAAGCTACAGGCGCGCGCGTGTGCTCCTCCACCGTGCCTGAACAGATTCGCAATGATGAATTGCCATTTTTATCTGCGTGTCGCGTTGCTCCATATCCGCCAATTGATCGGAGGAGCTCGGTACCGCGGGCCTGACGCGGATCTAGGTCGATCCGCTGATCCTTGCGTCTTCGACGGTCGAAAGATCTCCCGATTCATTCAAAATTCTAGCGAGATCCTCTGTGGGTTTTAGGGAAGTTTCCTCTTTGGAACTTGGAGCAATAGTTAGGGGGATATTTATGGGTAGTCAGGGTGAGTTTAGAGAGCGAAGAGTGAAGAGGAATACTATTTTTGGATCTCTTTTTTATTGGTGTAATTTCATAAATTatattattgatgtttgtgagagACAGTATTTAGATATTTCTAGGAGAATTTTTCTTACCTCATGAATTGAAACTGACGAAACCCTTTTGTCTGTCGATGGCACAGAAGTGGCACGGAAGGTCGCGTGACAGATGAAAATGGAGAACGCAAACGAGGAGACAATCAACATGCAGCTCATCGGCTCAGGGAATCCGTACAAGTATGTCTCATTCTACTTAAAATCTGTTTCCCATTTTCCCCTTTCtcaggtcctcagtcctcatagaaaTCAATAGAATTGTAAGTAGAATCTTGATACTAATTGAATCATTGCCAAGATGATCTAGTATTTCACGATCGAAACCTAAGAAACCAGCCAATCGCATTTGTAAATTGATCCGATTGCAGAGTTAACAATGAAGTGGCCGGAAGTGACCTGAACGCATCGGAAGTCCCAATATCGCCTGCTGCAAACGCTGAAGATTACGACCCCCATAAACATAGGAATAGACCGAATCCCACTTCGTGAGTACTCAGCTTACCTGCACTTATTTTGACCCTCTTTTTTCTTTACCTTTCTTTTATGATTATAGAGGTCTCCTATGGAgaggataaaatataaaaatggtaTTATACTAATCCTGTTATTGTTTTGGTCTTAGGAACGCGGAAACACTGATCCACTTATTGAAAGGCAGCCTAGGTACGGGAATCTTGGCGATGCCGAACGCGTTCTGCAACAGTGGACTGGTGACCGGTGTAATAGCAACAGTGATCGTAGGAGTGTTGTGCACCTATTGCCTTCACGTGCTAGTGAAAGCCCAGTACAGACTGTGTAAACGGTTAAGAGTTCCTATATTGAGTTACCCGATGAGCATGAAGTACGCGCTCGAGGACGGTCCTGACTGTGTTCGATGGTTCGCGCCTTATGCACCGTAAGTACGACTCATTTGGCGCCTGAGACTCATATGCATAACATTCGTTCTCTTCTTTAATTCTCCTCTGCACTTAGCTCCTTCTAGACTTAATAAAAATCGCAACACATTTTATTTAAGATTCAAGGAAGAAACTTATCCATTAAAACTGAATGCAAATTTgggaaaaatagaaatttgGTATCATTAGACAATCTAGAGATAGTGGAGCTTTTGGAATTGCTTTGTGAATCACGTATAATATACACTGTATAATGAGTATTAACTTTAGATCAAAATTTGCTATAATAGCTCATTAGGCGATTCTAAACTTTGTTTCCACTAACTTCACTGCAATTTTGTTAGAGTTCTCGTGTATATGTAGTGTCTGACCACGACAGAGCGAATCTACTTCCATTGTGCTTGACCGAGCGTCCCGATTGAACTCATAATCGGGGATATTTATTTTGTGAAACAATATTCTCTCTCTGCCATGGAAATACTTTCTGTATCTCCTTCTCTTTCGATCATTCACAAAATTCCAACAATCACGCACTCACGATCATTTCACACCACAGCGGCACGCACTGAATTTATCACTTGTAACATGAAAGTTGATATTATTTGCAGAGGACTCGTAGACGGGTTCATGATAACGTATCAATTGGGAATATGCtgcgtttatatcgtatttgtagCGTCGAATATAAAGCAGGTAAATAACAGGCGCAAAGATGGATCTTTTTCTATCTTTCTCTGTCATTCTCTTTCTCTGTTGCCGCGAACAAAGcaagaataaaaaagaaaaagaaaacaaaagagACAAGAACCAAAGAAAAGCCATCGAGTGGTCCATCGACGGAGCGTGAATTTACAGAGTTTCTCTTTGGTCTGTTGGTGAATACAGGTAGCAGACCAGTACTGGGAGCCTCTGGATGTTAAGACCCACATGCTGATTTTGCTGCTACCGCTGATTCTGATCAATTATGTGAGAAACCTGAAGCTACTGGCCCCGTTCTCTACTCTAGCGAACGCGATCACGTTCGTTGGACTGGCCATGATCTTGGTGTACATGTTTGATGATCTACCGTCGCCCAGCGAGAGGGAGATGTTCGGTACACTGAGGAACTTCTCCCTCTACTTTGGGACGACGTTGTTCGCGTTGGAAGCTGTCGGCGTGGTGAGTCAGAGTCCTCATTTTTCTTTGAACATTACTTTAGATGCAAGGAAATTTTCAGGGGAAAATTGATGGAAAATATGGGATAGTACAGGTGGTTCAGATTTTATAATGCAGTGTCTATTTGTAAGAAATAGTTTTTCTAACGTGAGAAATGTATTTAAGGAGTGTTTGCGAGCCGCGGTATGGAGTGGAATATTTCTGGATCAATTTAGAACGATGTATCAGTTGCGGACCGCGACACTATTGGTTTTTCATGTTTCCCCCTACCCCTCGCGATCGATCTATCATTTGGCCTCGTCGATCGTGGCTGGGGGACGAAGTTAGAATAGATCAGCGGGCGCCGCTGCATCGTTAATAAACAAATAAACGGCCACTTACGGGCAAGTTTGAGATTGCCGTGATCAGATCGTCAGTGCGTCAATGCAACCTCCACAGTTATTACGCAGGCATTCGCCGCTAGACGAATGCTCCCCGTGGTTCTCAAACACGATTCAATCTTTTAGATTCAAGAAAAATTTCGAGGAAATGGAAATAAAGATATAGAATTCGGTATACCGTGAAAGTTTATTTTTATTAGACACTCGGACAACTTCTATTCTCTCTTTGTACTACATTTCCTCGCACAAATTTAACAATTGTTTAGTTTATCATGCGTTAATGGACCATTTTGTTATAGATAATAGCATTAGAGAATAATATGAAGACTCCACAGTATTTCGGAGGTTACTGCGGCGTTCTCAACATAGGAATGTCAGTGATAGTGGCTCTGTACATCATCATAGGGTTCTTTGGGTACATAAAATATGGGTCGAAGGCTGGCGGTAGCGTCACTTTCAATTTACCCTCGGATCAAGTGTGAGTAGCTTAATACTTCTCCTCCAACCGCAGGACTATTCTTATCCTTCATAAATTTGTTTTCAGTATGGCGCAGAGTATCAAGATTATGTTCGCCATCGCCATCTTCATCACCCATGCCCTTCAGGGCTATGTTCCTGTCGAGATCATATGGAACACGTACCTGGATCACAAGATACACAGTCGAAAAATCCTGTGGGAGTATGTCTGTCGAACAATTATCACCTTAGCCACCTGtaagaatatttaatattatataatactcGCAGCTAAGGCTGAACTAAATCTAGAGTTACTCATAATCGTAGCTTAACTAAAATATCTACTTTAAAAACAAACTAACAATGATTTTAACTCTTGTCCCCAGTCACCCTGGCTATCACAGTTCCCAGACTGGGTCTCTTCATCTCCCTCTTCGGGGCCCTGTGCCTCTCAGCCCTGGGTATCGCCTTCCCAGCCATCATCGAGATCTGCGTGCTCTGGTCAGAGAAGGATCTGGGTCCCTGCATGCTTATGTTTTGGAAGAACATCTGTCTGATCTCCTTCGGTCTTCTGGGTTTGGTGGTCGGCACCTACGTCAGCATCGTCGATATCGTAGAATCCTTTAAGTGAAGACCCACTGACGATCGACGGGAATCAAACAGGAGTGGCGAAGCTGGAGGGAAGGAGAATGGAGACGCTTGTTTGTTCGCGTAGGACGCCACAGCTTCTCGCAGTT encodes:
- the LOC143177982 gene encoding proton-coupled amino acid transporter-like protein acs, whose product is MKMENANEETINMQLIGSGNPYKVNNEVAGSDLNASEVPISPAANAEDYDPHKHRNRPNPTSNAETLIHLLKGSLGTGILAMPNAFCNSGLVTGVIATVIVGVLCTYCLHVLVKAQYRLCKRLRVPILSYPMSMKYALEDGPDCVRWFAPYAPGLVDGFMITYQLGICCVYIVFVASNIKQVADQYWEPLDVKTHMLILLLPLILINYVRNLKLLAPFSTLANAITFVGLAMILVYMFDDLPSPSEREMFGTLRNFSLYFGTTLFALEAVGVIIALENNMKTPQYFGGYCGVLNIGMSVIVALYIIIGFFGYIKYGSKAGGSVTFNLPSDQVMAQSIKIMFAIAIFITHALQGYVPVEIIWNTYLDHKIHSRKILWEYVCRTIITLATFTLAITVPRLGLFISLFGALCLSALGIAFPAIIEICVLWSEKDLGPCMLMFWKNICLISFGLLGLVVGTYVSIVDIVESFK